In Bordetella genomosp. 10, the genomic window CCACGGCCTGATGGAAATCAGCGCGGCGCCCGGCGCCGCCGCCTTCGGCATGGTGGTGATATTGACGATGCTGGCCGCGATGAGCTTCGACCCGCGCCGCGGCTGGGACCAGGCAGCGGCGGGCACGCAAATTGCCTCCGCGGCCTCGCCCGCCAAGGCAGAGCATGCGCCGGCGGGCGCGGGCGAGGCCCGCGGACAATAAAATACGGGCGATCGGGGCAGGTTGCAGGGGCGAACCCGGCGACGCGAGCCGCCTCCGCCCTCACGAGCAAGTACAAGGAAACCTGCAAGCATGTCCGACCCGAACTCTTCCGACGAGACCAGTCGCATCAAGGTGCCGGAAGTCACGCGCAAGAAGCGGCGTATTTCCTGGATCTGGCTGGTGCCCGTGGTGGCGGCGCTGGCGGGGCTGTCCCTGGTGATGAAGACCTGGCTGGAGGCCGGTCCCACCATCACCATCACCTTCAAGACCGCGGAAGGCCTGGAAGTCGGCAAGACGCAGGTGCGCTACAAGGACGTCAACGTCGGCGTGGTCAAGACCATCAAGCTGAACGAGGACCGTTCCGGCGTGGTCGTCACGGCGGACATCGACAAGAACGCCGCCAGCCTGGCCCGCGAGGGCACCAGCTTCTGGGTGGTGCGGCCGCGCCTGGGCCTGAGCGGGGTCTCGGGCCTGAGCACGCTGGTGTCGGGCGCCTATATCGGCGTGGACGCGCCCACCGGCAAGTCCCCGGACGGCAAGCCGGTGACGAAAGCCGAGAAAACCGAATTCGTCGGGCTGGAGACTCCGCCCGAAGTGACGCACGACCGGCCCGGCAAGCGCTTCACGCTCAAGGCCGATACCCTCGGTTCGCTGGACGTGGGCTCGCCGGTCTATTACCGCCGCATCAGCGTGGGCCAGGTGATCGGCTATCAGTTGGACAGCTCCGGCAAGAGCGTCAACGTGCAGGTGTTCATCGACGCGCCGAACGACAAGTTCGTCACCACGACGACGCATTTCTGGAACGCCAGCGGGGTGGACTTCACCGTCAACGCCGACGGCCTGAAGGTGCGCACGCAATCGCTGTTGTCCGTGGCGGTGGGCGGCGTCGCCTTCGAGGACATGGCCGACAGCGCCAGCGGCGCGGCGCCGGGCGCGAGCAACGCGCCGCAAGGCTTGCCGCCGTCGGCGCTGGCCGGCAAGCCGGGCGAGGGCGGCATGTCGCCGGAGGAATCGGCCAAGGCGGCCCTGCGCGCGGCGTCGGCTGCCGCCCGCTCCGGCGACGCCGCGGGCAATGCGGCGCCGAACGCCGCACCGAATGCCACGCCGAACGCGGCGCCCAATGCGGCGCCGAATGCGCGGGGCGGCGCCCAGCAGGGCGCGGCGGGCGCCAGGCAGGGGGCGGGACAGGCCGCCGGCACGGGGGAGCAGGGCTCCCGCATCCAGCCGGACGACGGCGCCGGCAAGCAGGCAGGCAACACGGCCGGCAATACGGCGGCGGGTAATACAGCGGCCGGTAATACCGCAGGAAATCCGTCCGGCAATGCGCCCGGACAGAACCCGGCGGGCGCCGGCGCGCCGAAGACGGCGCAAGGCATCCAGGCGCCGGGATCGAACGCGCAGCCTTCCGAACCCGCGCCCCAGGGCGGCAGCCGGCCCGCGAAGGCGGATTCGGTCTTCACCCTGTACGGCAGCGAGGCGGGCGCCAAGGCCACGCCGGACGGCGAGCCTTTCCCCATCCGCATGCGCTTCGACCAATCCATCCGCGGCCTGAACGTGGGCGCGTCGGTCGATTTCAACGGCATCGTGCTGGGCCAGGTCGACGCCATCAACATGGGTTTCGACACCACCAAGAAACGCTTCTATGCGATGGTCGACGCGAACCTCTACCCGGAACGCCTGGGCTCCGTGTATGAGCGCGTGCGCGAGTACGCCATCCGCGAGGAAGGCGAGAACCCCGCGCATCCGGGCGGACGCCTGCTCGGCTCGATGATCAAGCACGGCCTGCGCGCGCAACTGCGCACCGCCAACCTGCTGACCGGGCAGCTCTACGTGGCGCTGGACGTCTTCCCCAACCAGCCGGCGGTGGACTTCCACTGGGACGGCATCGGGCGGGCGGAGATCCCCACCACGCAAGGCAACCTGGACCAGTTGCAGCAGCAGATCACCAACATCGTCAACAAGATCGAGAAGATCCCCTTCGACAAGATCGGCAACGAGCTGAACAACACGCTCGCCAGCGCGTCGCGCCTGATGAACAAGCTCGACAAGCAGGTCGCGCCGGAAGCCCAGGCCATGATCAAGCAGGCCAGCAAGTCGCTCAACGATCTCAGCAACATGCTGTCCTCGGACAACGGCGTGCTGGCGAATTCGGACCGGGCCATCCAGGAACTCACCCGCGCGGCGCGCTCGCTGCGCGTGCTGTCCGATTTCCTCCAGGCCAATCCGGAAGCCTTGCTGCGCGGCCGTGGCGACGATCCGGTGCCCGGACGCATCCAGACCAGGAAATAAGAACATGACCTCTCGTCCGTCGGCGCTTCGTTCGCTGTTTTCCGCCGCCCACGCAGCGGCGCCTTCCCCGGGCCGCCGCGCCCGCCGTCCCGCCGCCCTGGCGCTGCCGGCGGCGGCGCTGGGCCTGGCCTTGCTGGCCGGCTGCGCGGGCTCGCCGCCCGTGCACTACTACACCCTTACCGGCGCGCCCCTGCCGCCCAGCGCCACCCCGGCGCCGGCGGCGCCCGCCTTCATGCTGGAAGTGCTGCCGGTCGACGTGCCGCCGACCGCCGATCAGCCCCAGTTGATGATGCGCGAGCAGGATGGCGGCCTGACGCCGCTGTACTCCGAGCGCTGGTCGGCGCCGCTGGCCGACGAAATGCGCGGCGCGCTTGCCGATAGGCTGACCCGCACGCTGCAGGCGCCGGACGTGCAGGCCATGCGCGCGCCCGCCGGCGCGCCGGTGTGGCGGGTGACCGTCGACGTCCAGCGCTTCGACAGCGTGACGGGCGTGGAGGCCGTGGTGGACGCCACCTGGCGGGTGCGGCCGGCCAACCTGAAGGGCCAGGCCTGGCAGTGCCGCAGCGTCAGCCGCGTGTCGGTCAGCGGGACGGACGCGCCGTCGGCGGTGCGCGGCCTGCGCGACGCCACGCGCGACCTGGCGCTGACCATCGCCAGCGCCATCCAGGACGGCACGGGCCATCCGCAACCCGGTTCGCCGCAGGTGCAACTGATGGGGTGCAACCAGATTTCGGAGTAGGTTGCACCTTTTTCGTAAATCCGGGTTAACCTTTATTTTCTTCAGGTAACCCGGCGCGTAGGATGTGGTTTCACTACAGATCGGACGGCGCTCGCCGTCCGGCGTCTCAAGGGGAATCACGTCGTGGCAGTTACCGTTGCGTCCGCCCCCCGGGCCCGCGCGCCGCTTTCCTTGCCCTGGCTGCGCTGGCTGCATCTCGCCTTCGTCGCGCTGATCTATCTCTTCATGCTGAGCCCGCTGCTGTTCGTGGTGTGGCTCAGTTTCTTCAAGGACGCCATCCTTTATTTCCCGCCGTCGGGCTATACGCTGTCCTGGTACGTCAAGGCCTGGGACAACGCGGCCTTCGCCAACGGCTTCCTGTTCAGCCTGCAGGTGGCGCTGGTGGCGGCCCTGTGCGGCGTCGCGCTGGGCGTGCTGGCGGCGCTGGGCATCATCCGCCACCGCTTCCGCGGCGCGCAGGCGGTCAATACGCTGCTGCTGTCGCCCCTGCTGGTGCCGGGCATCGTCGCCGGCGTCGCCATCTACCTGTTCTACCTGCGCGCCGAAAACGCGCTGGACATGGATATCGTCGGCACCTACGGCGGCCTGGTGCTGGCGCACGTCTGCCTGACCATCCCCTGGACGGTGCGGCTGGTCTCGGCCAGCATGGGCGGGCTCGATCCCTCCATCGAGGAAGCGGCCCGCAATCTGGGCGCCAGCGGCCGGGTGGCGTTCTTCCGCGTCACGCTGCCCATGCTGCGGCCCGCCATCGTGGCGGCCGCGCTGTTCTCCTTCATCGTTTCCTTCGAAAACCTGGAATTGTCGCTGTCGCTCGTGGGGCCCGGCCACACGACGCTGCCGATCGCCATCATGCAATACCTGGAGTTCAACCTGGATCCGACCATCGCCGCGGTGGCGTCGGTGCAGATCCTTTTGCTCGGTATCGTCATGCTGGTCACCGACCGCTACGTCAAACTCAGCCAGGTGGTGTGAAAGATGGCCCATGTCGCTCTCGAAGGACTCCGTAAGCAGTACGGCGGCGCGCTGGCCGTGGCCGATTTCTCGCTGGACATCGCCGACGGCGAACTGGTCGCCTTCCTCGGCCCCAGCGGCTGCGGCAAGACCACCACGCTGCGCATGATCGCCGGCTTCATCGCGCCCACCGCGGGCAGCATACGCATCGGCGACAGCGACGTGACGGCGCTGCCGGCGCATCGCCGCGACACCGGCATGGTGTTCCAGCGCTATGCCTTGTTCCCCCACATGACGGTGGCCGAGAACGTCGCCTTCGGACTGGAAATGCGCAAGGTGGCGGCGGCCGAGCGCCAGCGCCGCATCGCCGACGCGCTGGACATGGTGCGCATGGGGGAATTGCGCGACCGCTATCCGCGCCAGTTGTCCGGCGGCCAGCAGCAGCGGGTGGCCATCGCGCGGGCGCTGGTCATCCAGCCCAAGGTCTTCCTGCTCGACGAACCGCTGTCCAACCTGGACGCCAAGCTGCGGCTGGAGGTGCGCGACGAGATCCGCGCCTTGCAGCGGCGCCTGGGGCTGACCACGATTTTCGTGACGCACGACCAGGAGGAGGCCCTGTCCATCGCCGATCGCATGGCCATCATGCACGACGGCCGCGTGCAGCAGGTCGGCACGCCGGAAACGCTGTACGAGAAGCCGGCCAATCTCTTCGTCGCCGATTTCCTGGGCAAGATGAATTTCTTCGACGGCCGCATGGACAGCGGCGTCTTCGCGACGGCGCGCGGCCTGCGCCTGGCGGTCGGCGACGCCGCGCCGGACAGCACGCGCGTCGGCGTGCGGCCCGAGCGGGTCGTCCTGCGCGCCGGCGCCGACGGGCCCAATGCCCTGGCCGGCAAGGTGGACGCGGTGTCCTACCTGGGCGCGCACATCGACGTGCGCGTGCGGCTGGACGGCGGCGACCTGCTGAGCTGCCGCTGCGCCAATGCGGGGTCCGCCCATGCCGGGGCCGCCGATGCCGCCACTGGCCATGGAAGCGCGGCCGCGCCCGCGTTGGCGCAGGGCGCGCCGGTGTACGCCTGCTTCCATCCCGCCGATTGCGTGGCGTTCGGCGCGTGACGAGGGACGACCCCATGCAGACATCGGCCCACGCGGAATCCCCCACGCTCTCACGTCCCGCGGCCCCCGTTGCCGCCGGCGCGGCGCGCGGACGCGGCGCCAGCATGGCCTTTCCCGCCTCGCTGGTGGTGCTGGTCATCGTGCTGGTCCCCATCCTCATGCTGTTCCGCTACAGTTTCGAGCACTTCGATCCCGCGCAGACGGCGCAGGCCGGCTTCACCCTGGAAAACTACGTGAAGTTCTTCGGCGATCCGTATTACCGCGACGTGTTCCTGACGACGCTATGGGTGGCGGCCCTGTGCACCGTGCTGGCGCTGGCGCTGGGTTTCCCCGTGGCCTATTTCCTGGCCAAGACGCAGAGCCGGCACAAGAGCCTGCTGATCATCCTGCTGGTGTTCCCGCTGCTGGTCGGCAACGTGGTGCGCGCGGCGGGGTGGATGATCATCCTGGGCAACGCCGGCGCCGTCAATGCGGTGCTGGTGGGGCTGGGCCTGGCGGCCGAGCCCGTCAAGCTGCTCTACACGCCACTGGCTGTGGTCATCGGCACCACGGCCGTGGTCCTGCCGTACTTCATTCTGACCTTGCAGAGCGTCCTGGAGGGCATCGATTTTTCCGTCGAGGAAGCGGCGCGGAACCTGGGCGCGGATTTCTTCACGACGCTGCGCCGGGTGGTGCTGCCCATCGCCGCGCCGGGCGTGGCCGCCGGCACGGTGCTGGTCTTCATCCTTTGCATGAATGCGTATGCGACGCCGGTGCTGCTGGGCGGCAGCGGCATCACCATGATGGCGCCGGCCTTGTACGACCAGATCACGCGCGGCTCGAACTGGCCCT contains:
- a CDS encoding ABC transporter permease, whose protein sequence is MAVTVASAPRARAPLSLPWLRWLHLAFVALIYLFMLSPLLFVVWLSFFKDAILYFPPSGYTLSWYVKAWDNAAFANGFLFSLQVALVAALCGVALGVLAALGIIRHRFRGAQAVNTLLLSPLLVPGIVAGVAIYLFYLRAENALDMDIVGTYGGLVLAHVCLTIPWTVRLVSASMGGLDPSIEEAARNLGASGRVAFFRVTLPMLRPAIVAAALFSFIVSFENLELSLSLVGPGHTTLPIAIMQYLEFNLDPTIAAVASVQILLLGIVMLVTDRYVKLSQVV
- a CDS encoding ABC transporter permease, producing MQTSAHAESPTLSRPAAPVAAGAARGRGASMAFPASLVVLVIVLVPILMLFRYSFEHFDPAQTAQAGFTLENYVKFFGDPYYRDVFLTTLWVAALCTVLALALGFPVAYFLAKTQSRHKSLLIILLVFPLLVGNVVRAAGWMIILGNAGAVNAVLVGLGLAAEPVKLLYTPLAVVIGTTAVVLPYFILTLQSVLEGIDFSVEEAARNLGADFFTTLRRVVLPIAAPGVAAGTVLVFILCMNAYATPVLLGGSGITMMAPALYDQITRGSNWPFGSALALVLVCATLLMALLSNWLIHRRYVKTMAS
- a CDS encoding PqiC family protein, with product MTSRPSALRSLFSAAHAAAPSPGRRARRPAALALPAAALGLALLAGCAGSPPVHYYTLTGAPLPPSATPAPAAPAFMLEVLPVDVPPTADQPQLMMREQDGGLTPLYSERWSAPLADEMRGALADRLTRTLQAPDVQAMRAPAGAPVWRVTVDVQRFDSVTGVEAVVDATWRVRPANLKGQAWQCRSVSRVSVSGTDAPSAVRGLRDATRDLALTIASAIQDGTGHPQPGSPQVQLMGCNQISE
- a CDS encoding ABC transporter ATP-binding protein, with amino-acid sequence MAHVALEGLRKQYGGALAVADFSLDIADGELVAFLGPSGCGKTTTLRMIAGFIAPTAGSIRIGDSDVTALPAHRRDTGMVFQRYALFPHMTVAENVAFGLEMRKVAAAERQRRIADALDMVRMGELRDRYPRQLSGGQQQRVAIARALVIQPKVFLLDEPLSNLDAKLRLEVRDEIRALQRRLGLTTIFVTHDQEEALSIADRMAIMHDGRVQQVGTPETLYEKPANLFVADFLGKMNFFDGRMDSGVFATARGLRLAVGDAAPDSTRVGVRPERVVLRAGADGPNALAGKVDAVSYLGAHIDVRVRLDGGDLLSCRCANAGSAHAGAADAATGHGSAAAPALAQGAPVYACFHPADCVAFGA
- a CDS encoding PqiB family protein codes for the protein MSDPNSSDETSRIKVPEVTRKKRRISWIWLVPVVAALAGLSLVMKTWLEAGPTITITFKTAEGLEVGKTQVRYKDVNVGVVKTIKLNEDRSGVVVTADIDKNAASLAREGTSFWVVRPRLGLSGVSGLSTLVSGAYIGVDAPTGKSPDGKPVTKAEKTEFVGLETPPEVTHDRPGKRFTLKADTLGSLDVGSPVYYRRISVGQVIGYQLDSSGKSVNVQVFIDAPNDKFVTTTTHFWNASGVDFTVNADGLKVRTQSLLSVAVGGVAFEDMADSASGAAPGASNAPQGLPPSALAGKPGEGGMSPEESAKAALRAASAAARSGDAAGNAAPNAAPNATPNAAPNAAPNARGGAQQGAAGARQGAGQAAGTGEQGSRIQPDDGAGKQAGNTAGNTAAGNTAAGNTAGNPSGNAPGQNPAGAGAPKTAQGIQAPGSNAQPSEPAPQGGSRPAKADSVFTLYGSEAGAKATPDGEPFPIRMRFDQSIRGLNVGASVDFNGIVLGQVDAINMGFDTTKKRFYAMVDANLYPERLGSVYERVREYAIREEGENPAHPGGRLLGSMIKHGLRAQLRTANLLTGQLYVALDVFPNQPAVDFHWDGIGRAEIPTTQGNLDQLQQQITNIVNKIEKIPFDKIGNELNNTLASASRLMNKLDKQVAPEAQAMIKQASKSLNDLSNMLSSDNGVLANSDRAIQELTRAARSLRVLSDFLQANPEALLRGRGDDPVPGRIQTRK